Proteins found in one Holophagales bacterium genomic segment:
- the chrA gene encoding chromate efflux transporter, producing MSATSLSELALLFLRLGTTAFGGPAAHVAMLRDEVVRRRAWMTDAAFLDLLGATNLIPGPNSTEMAIHVGWARRRWAGLAVAGLAFILPATLITGVLAWAYVRTSDLPQARWLLYGVKPVILAIVFQAIWGLAPLAARSWPLRVLGVAAVAASALGVHELAVLLGSGLLVVAARAASDRRPPAPVAGFAPLLPLAAGVAGLASAGGATLNGIFWLFCRTGAVLFGSGYVLLAFLRADLVERLGWLTEAQLLDAIAAGQVTPGPVFSTATFVGWLLAGPSGALVATAGIFLPAFVFVALSAPLVPRLRTSPTAAAFLDGVNVASLALMAVVTVLLGRAAVVDVPSALLAAGAAILLLRFRPNSTWLVLGGAVAGAIIAP from the coding sequence ACGAGGTCGTGAGGCGCCGGGCGTGGATGACGGACGCCGCGTTCCTCGACCTCCTCGGTGCCACGAACCTGATCCCGGGCCCGAACTCGACGGAGATGGCGATCCACGTCGGCTGGGCGCGCCGCCGGTGGGCCGGCCTCGCCGTCGCCGGCCTCGCCTTCATCCTCCCCGCGACGCTGATCACGGGCGTCCTCGCGTGGGCGTACGTCCGCACCAGTGACCTGCCCCAGGCGCGCTGGCTCCTCTACGGCGTCAAGCCCGTCATCCTCGCGATCGTCTTCCAGGCCATCTGGGGCCTCGCGCCGCTCGCCGCACGGTCGTGGCCGCTCCGCGTCCTCGGCGTCGCTGCCGTCGCGGCGTCGGCCCTCGGCGTCCACGAGCTGGCGGTGCTGCTGGGGAGCGGTCTGCTCGTCGTGGCCGCGCGCGCAGCGTCCGACCGCCGCCCGCCCGCGCCCGTCGCGGGCTTCGCTCCCCTACTTCCTCTCGCCGCCGGCGTGGCCGGACTCGCGTCGGCGGGCGGGGCCACCCTCAACGGGATCTTCTGGCTCTTCTGCCGGACGGGCGCCGTTCTCTTCGGGAGCGGCTACGTCCTCCTCGCGTTCCTCCGTGCCGACCTCGTCGAGAGGCTCGGCTGGCTCACCGAAGCGCAGCTCCTCGACGCGATCGCCGCCGGGCAGGTGACGCCCGGCCCCGTCTTCTCGACGGCGACCTTCGTCGGCTGGCTCCTCGCAGGCCCTTCCGGCGCTCTCGTCGCCACCGCCGGGATCTTCCTCCCCGCCTTCGTCTTCGTGGCCCTCTCGGCGCCGCTCGTACCGCGCCTGCGCACCTCACCCACGGCCGCGGCGTTCCTCGACGGCGTCAACGTCGCTTCGCTCGCCCTCATGGCCGTCGTCACGGTGCTTCTCGGGCGGGCGGCGGTCGTCGACGTCCCTTCGGCGCTGCTGGCCGCAGGCGCCGCCATCCTTCTCCTGCGTTTCCGGCCGAACTCGACCTGGCTCGTCCTCGGGGGAGCCGTCGCAGGGGCGATAATCGCGCCATGA
- a CDS encoding TerC family protein, producing the protein MYSGFVLLILALLALDLGVFNRKAHVVSVKEALGWSVFWITIGLAFSGFIYFGYENHWLGLGLTPDLMTARPVAVEGLGTVYNDGASAFVKYVTGYLVEKSLAVDNIFVISMIFTFFAVPALYQHRVLFWGILGALLLRGAMIAVGAKMIQEFAWIIYVFGGFLILTGVKMLLLKEGETDPNRNLVVRATRRLFPITERFHGEHFFVRAGTDASREAETPGAAVASDRVVEAAKRGTVLATPLFLALVMVEFTDLIFAVDSIPAIFAITADPFLVFTSNVFAILGLRSLYFALAGMIDKFRYLKVSLAVVLMVVGVKMMTHKWLKEQLGENFNLYLLAVVLLILAAGVVASLLKNRGEETRSGGPGAARPVE; encoded by the coding sequence ATGTATTCCGGTTTCGTTCTGCTGATCCTGGCGCTCCTCGCGCTCGACCTGGGCGTCTTCAACCGCAAGGCTCACGTCGTGTCCGTGAAGGAGGCCCTCGGCTGGTCGGTCTTCTGGATCACCATCGGCCTCGCGTTCAGCGGCTTCATCTACTTCGGCTACGAGAACCACTGGCTCGGCCTCGGTCTCACGCCCGACCTGATGACCGCGCGTCCCGTGGCCGTGGAAGGGCTCGGGACGGTCTACAACGACGGGGCCTCGGCTTTCGTGAAGTACGTGACGGGATACCTCGTCGAGAAGTCCCTCGCCGTGGACAACATCTTCGTCATCAGCATGATCTTCACGTTCTTCGCCGTGCCCGCGCTCTACCAGCACCGGGTGCTGTTCTGGGGCATCCTGGGCGCGCTGCTGCTGCGCGGGGCGATGATCGCCGTCGGCGCGAAGATGATCCAGGAGTTCGCGTGGATCATCTACGTCTTCGGCGGGTTCCTCATCCTGACCGGGGTCAAGATGCTCCTCCTCAAGGAGGGGGAGACCGACCCGAACAGGAACCTCGTCGTCCGCGCGACCCGGAGGCTCTTCCCGATCACCGAGCGGTTCCACGGCGAGCACTTCTTCGTGAGGGCGGGGACCGACGCCTCCCGGGAGGCGGAGACCCCGGGCGCGGCCGTCGCTTCCGACAGGGTCGTCGAAGCCGCGAAGCGCGGGACCGTCCTCGCGACACCGCTCTTCCTGGCCCTGGTCATGGTGGAGTTCACCGACCTGATCTTCGCCGTCGACTCGATCCCGGCGATCTTCGCCATCACGGCCGACCCGTTCCTCGTCTTCACGAGCAACGTCTTCGCCATCCTGGGCCTTCGCAGCCTCTACTTCGCCCTGGCCGGGATGATCGACAAGTTCCGCTACCTGAAGGTCTCCCTGGCCGTCGTGCTCATGGTGGTGGGCGTCAAGATGATGACCCACAAGTGGCTCAAGGAGCAGCTCGGCGAGAACTTCAACCTCTACCTGCTCGCCGTCGTGCTCCTCATCCTCGCGGCCGGCGTCGTCGCGTCGCTTCTGAAGAACCGCGGCGAGGAGACGAGGTCGGGCGGCCCCGGCGCCGCCCGACCCGTCGAGTAA
- the rsgA gene encoding ribosome small subunit-dependent GTPase A: MPLTRFGWDPDFETLFEDYARQGLAPGRVLTATREIYRLATPHGELAGELSGRLRFASDTPADLPAVGDWVAARAYPGDDLAVVDAVLPRRSALVRRAAGRRDEAQLLAANVDLLLVAAPLGGDLRARRIERFLALAREAGVPPAVVLTKADLVADPEATLAAAREIAGGAPVVAVSAVSGHGLDDLSALLVPRATAALLGPSGAGKSTLVNALLGEERQATREIRDADRRGRHATTHRELFALPSGALLVDTPGLRELALWDAADGIAATYDEVSALAPSCRFRDCRHEAEPDCAVREAAGTGGLDAGRIAAWEKLRREEEALEMRRNLGPARAERLRWKRIMGGAKGPEKLR; the protein is encoded by the coding sequence ATGCCCCTGACCCGATTCGGGTGGGACCCTGACTTCGAAACCCTCTTCGAGGACTACGCGCGGCAGGGGCTCGCCCCCGGCCGCGTCCTGACCGCGACACGCGAGATCTACCGCCTCGCAACGCCGCACGGCGAGCTCGCCGGGGAGCTCTCCGGCCGCCTGCGCTTCGCGTCCGACACCCCCGCCGACCTCCCGGCCGTCGGCGACTGGGTCGCCGCGCGTGCCTACCCCGGCGACGACCTCGCCGTCGTCGACGCCGTCCTCCCGCGGCGGTCGGCGCTCGTCCGCCGCGCGGCGGGGCGTCGCGACGAGGCGCAGCTCCTCGCGGCGAACGTCGACCTCCTCCTCGTGGCGGCCCCGCTCGGCGGCGACCTGCGCGCGCGGCGCATCGAGCGCTTCCTCGCCCTCGCACGCGAGGCGGGCGTGCCGCCGGCCGTCGTCCTGACGAAAGCGGACCTCGTGGCCGACCCGGAGGCCACTCTCGCGGCTGCCCGCGAGATCGCCGGCGGCGCCCCCGTCGTCGCCGTGAGCGCGGTGTCGGGCCACGGCCTCGACGACCTGTCGGCCCTGCTCGTCCCCCGCGCGACGGCAGCCCTCCTCGGCCCCTCCGGCGCCGGGAAGTCGACGCTCGTCAACGCGCTGCTCGGCGAGGAGCGGCAGGCGACGCGCGAGATCCGTGACGCGGACCGGCGCGGCCGCCACGCGACGACGCACCGCGAGCTCTTCGCGCTTCCATCGGGAGCGCTTCTCGTCGACACCCCGGGCCTGCGGGAGCTCGCGCTGTGGGACGCCGCAGACGGCATCGCCGCGACCTACGACGAGGTCTCCGCCCTCGCCCCGTCGTGCCGCTTCCGCGATTGCCGTCACGAGGCCGAGCCGGACTGCGCGGTCCGCGAGGCCGCGGGCACGGGCGGCCTCGACGCCGGCCGCATCGCGGCCTGGGAGAAGCTCCGCCGCGAGGAGGAAGCGCTCGAGATGCGCCGAAACCTCGGCCCCGCGCGCGCCGAGCGCCTCCGCTGGAAGCGGATCATGGGTGGCGCGAAGGGGCCGGAGAAGCTCCGCTGA